The Tursiops truncatus isolate mTurTru1 chromosome 6, mTurTru1.mat.Y, whole genome shotgun sequence genome includes a window with the following:
- the HRURF gene encoding protein HRURF: MAQPTASAQKLVRPIRAVCRILQIPEPDPSNLRP; this comes from the coding sequence ATGGCGCAACCCACGGCCTCGGCCCAGAAGCTGGTGCGGCCGATCCGCGCCGTGTGCCGCATCCTGCAGATCCCGGAGCCCGACCCCTCCAACCTGCGGCCCTAG